A region of Allocoleopsis franciscana PCC 7113 DNA encodes the following proteins:
- a CDS encoding ATP-binding protein: MATSSNPLSIHPTLEQEAIDSPFLTIQAAMINQIAQATLGRLVLDDVLHSITQQLQDTLSVSGCLMIQSDGTPGRTVEDEFGHGLAARSEKVAIAQQNTKVISAEYLSDLCGQVYQFYHSWLSQGKSVRFPGTGEPIPPEIQDALQENSLSRILIVPLLHSSTYLGGILLYQVENQREWVDQEIAFVQAIADQCAIALALTKLVQHSATELTQRQESERALHESQRLLQASVARNHALLEAIPDAIFRVRRDGIYLDGKAAKQDILSVSTIEIIGQHLHQVLPTEVAGLIWHHIELALETNEMQLVEYHLWVNGKSHHFEARIINSGTDEVVVIVQDITERVEVRVALEQLNDALEIRVAERTAALSEANRILRAEIIERHRAQEQLKDSEERFRNLVETSSDWVWEVDENAVYTYASPKVESLLGYKVSDVLGKTTFDFMLPQERQRVTDFLAQLSASRQPFTCLENTNIHKDGYLVVLERSGVPIFDAKGIFRGYRGIDRDITKRKESEKEVQFLHSITRAIFESQDFYAALSIALQKVCEATGWDFGEAWVPKADGTVLECSPAWFSKTKSLEPFRIASESLTFAPNVGLPGRVWSKQKPEWRRDVSAESDQVYLRAQLAKEAGLKAALGIPLLTTDGVLAVLVFYMFESKDEDQRLIELIAASTELGLMIQRKQAEGEIRKALEKEKELTELKSRFISMTSHEFRTPLTTIHSSAELLEHYSYKWTEERKLTHLYRIQSSVKHMTKLLNDVLILGKAEADKIELNLVALNLEDFCHNLVEELQLNDNSQHKIIFTCGWRLGTDQRKVGKGKNRAGMHLTIAPMENFSTPVHQEKGTLAPGLHPATLKSPQSYMDEKLLRQILENLLSNAIKYSSSGSPVEFTLSYLETQVVFQIRDRGIGIPIEDQQRLFETFHRATNVGTIAGTGLGLAIVKKCVDVHQGQIAVESEIGVGTTFTVTLPIYNLEPVHEKNSCD, from the coding sequence GCGGCAATGATTAACCAAATTGCTCAAGCGACACTGGGGAGGTTGGTTCTCGATGACGTGCTGCACTCGATAACTCAACAGCTACAAGATACTTTGTCAGTGAGTGGCTGTTTAATGATTCAATCTGACGGTACGCCAGGTAGGACGGTAGAGGACGAGTTCGGACATGGCTTAGCGGCGCGATCGGAGAAGGTGGCAATCGCTCAACAAAATACTAAAGTCATTTCGGCTGAATATCTCTCTGATTTATGCGGTCAGGTTTACCAGTTCTATCATTCCTGGCTGAGTCAAGGAAAATCGGTCCGTTTCCCTGGCACGGGTGAACCAATCCCACCCGAAATTCAGGATGCGCTCCAAGAAAATAGCCTCTCTAGAATCTTGATTGTGCCCTTATTGCACTCCTCAACGTACCTCGGTGGGATACTCCTGTATCAGGTGGAGAATCAACGGGAATGGGTCGATCAGGAAATCGCTTTTGTGCAAGCCATTGCCGATCAATGTGCGATCGCCTTAGCCCTTACTAAGCTAGTACAGCACTCTGCAACGGAACTCACACAACGGCAAGAGAGCGAAAGAGCCTTGCACGAAAGTCAGAGGTTATTACAAGCCAGTGTTGCCCGAAACCATGCCTTGTTAGAAGCAATACCCGACGCAATATTTCGCGTGAGGCGAGATGGTATTTATTTAGATGGGAAAGCTGCCAAGCAGGATATTCTATCGGTTTCTACGATTGAAATCATTGGGCAACATTTGCATCAAGTCTTACCAACTGAGGTGGCTGGACTGATTTGGCATCACATTGAGCTAGCTCTTGAAACTAATGAGATGCAACTGGTTGAGTATCATCTTTGGGTCAATGGTAAATCTCATCACTTTGAAGCTCGGATTATTAACAGTGGAACTGATGAAGTGGTTGTGATTGTACAAGATATCACCGAGCGTGTAGAAGTACGAGTTGCCCTCGAACAACTCAATGATGCCTTGGAAATCCGAGTGGCAGAGCGCACAGCGGCTTTAAGCGAGGCGAACCGCATTCTCAGAGCCGAGATCATCGAGCGTCACAGAGCACAGGAGCAACTCAAGGACAGTGAAGAGCGGTTTCGCAATTTAGTCGAAACTAGCAGTGATTGGGTATGGGAAGTTGATGAAAATGCGGTTTATACCTATGCCAGCCCAAAGGTTGAGAGCTTGTTAGGTTACAAAGTTTCAGACGTTTTAGGCAAGACGACGTTTGATTTTATGCTACCCCAAGAGCGCCAGCGTGTTACTGACTTTTTGGCTCAACTTTCTGCCTCGCGCCAACCCTTCACCTGTCTGGAAAACACCAACATCCATAAAGACGGTTATCTTGTGGTTCTCGAACGCAGTGGTGTTCCGATTTTTGATGCTAAAGGTATATTTCGGGGTTATCGCGGGATCGATCGAGACATCACTAAACGTAAGGAATCAGAGAAAGAAGTTCAGTTCTTGCACTCAATCACACGGGCAATCTTTGAGTCCCAAGACTTTTATGCCGCTCTTAGCATAGCCCTCCAGAAAGTTTGTGAAGCTACGGGCTGGGATTTTGGCGAAGCTTGGGTGCCGAAAGCCGATGGGACTGTACTCGAATGCAGTCCTGCCTGGTTCAGCAAGACCAAGAGCCTAGAGCCGTTCCGCATCGCCAGCGAGTCGTTGACATTTGCTCCCAATGTGGGTTTACCCGGACGAGTTTGGAGTAAGCAAAAGCCTGAGTGGCGACGTGATGTATCTGCTGAGTCCGATCAAGTTTATCTGCGTGCTCAGCTCGCCAAGGAAGCCGGTCTCAAAGCTGCATTGGGAATTCCGTTGCTGACCACTGATGGAGTTCTCGCGGTTCTCGTCTTTTATATGTTTGAATCCAAGGACGAAGACCAACGATTAATTGAATTGATTGCGGCTTCAACCGAATTAGGTTTAATGATTCAACGCAAGCAGGCAGAAGGGGAAATTCGTAAGGCGTTGGAAAAAGAAAAGGAACTGACGGAACTTAAATCTCGCTTTATCAGCATGACCTCTCACGAGTTTCGGACACCTCTGACTACGATTCACTCTTCTGCTGAATTATTGGAACATTACAGCTATAAATGGACAGAAGAGAGAAAACTGACTCATCTGTATCGCATTCAATCATCGGTCAAACACATGACCAAGCTATTGAATGATGTCTTAATCTTGGGCAAGGCAGAAGCGGATAAGATTGAGTTAAATTTAGTTGCTTTGAATTTAGAAGATTTCTGCCATAATTTAGTAGAAGAATTGCAACTCAATGACAATAGTCAGCATAAAATTATTTTTACTTGTGGCTGGCGATTGGGGACTGATCAAAGGAAAGTCGGCAAGGGAAAAAACAGGGCTGGGATGCATCTAACGATCGCACCGATGGAGAATTTCTCAACTCCAGTTCACCAGGAAAAAGGCACTCTTGCTCCCGGACTACATCCCGCTACGCTAAAATCTCCTCAGTCCTACATGGATGAGAAATTATTGCGGCAAATTTTAGAGAATTTGCTGAGTAATGCAATTAAGTACTCTTCTAGCGGTAGCCCTGTTGAGTTTACACTCAGCTACTTGGAAACACAGGTTGTTTTTCAAATCCGTGATCGTGGTATCGGAATTCCGATCGAAGATCAACAGAGATTATTTGAAACCTTCCATCGGGCAACGAATGTCGGCACCATTGCAGGAACAGGTCTAGGTCTGGCAATCGTTAAAAAGTGTGTTGATGTCCACCAAGGTCAGATTGCCGTGGAGAGTGAAATCGGGGTAGGCACTACGTTTACAGTCACACTACCAATCTACAACTTGGAACCCGTTCATGAAAAAAATTCTTGTGATTGA
- a CDS encoding EAL domain-containing response regulator, with protein MKKILVIEDEDFVRENILDLLDVEGFEAIGAENGQIGLSLAKKMIPDLILCDVMMPGLDGYGVLTAIRQDALMASIPFIFLTAKAAKADFRQGMELGADDYITKPFTRAELLGAIASRLKKKAALETLYHTELQQAKEELNYLIHHDSLTHLPNHLSLREQFKQLQPKDTSDEKLVTVLSLDLDRFNQINDNLGQAVGDVLLKAVADRIKACVGSPGIVARLNTTQFAIIRAFDRQGDCPTQYKREVGNLAQTLLNSLSQTFELANQELFITASIGIALYPRDGTEIEQLLNHANTALTQAKQQGGNQYQFYTTAFNIGSSDRLALQSSLRHALERHELLLYYQPQVSLKTGEIVGAEALVRWQHPERGLISPDKFIPIAEETGLIVPIGEWVLKTACQQTKIWQNAGFSHLRISVNLSSRQFSQIDLRHQLVAILMETGLDPKYIELELTESMLVHNTEVAIRRLNALKSLGVEIAIDDFGTGYSSLSYLQQFPFDILKIDRCFIHKITDNPNNAAITKAIIEMAKTLNLKLMVEGVETESELSFVCQNQCDGMQGYLFSRPLPSHDFAQLLKNNKRLPLPINSTK; from the coding sequence ATGAAAAAAATTCTTGTGATTGAAGACGAAGATTTCGTCCGGGAAAACATTCTAGACCTTCTCGATGTGGAAGGATTTGAGGCTATTGGTGCAGAAAATGGTCAAATCGGTCTCAGTTTAGCAAAAAAAATGATTCCTGATTTGATTTTATGCGATGTGATGATGCCAGGATTAGACGGTTACGGCGTTCTGACAGCGATACGTCAAGATGCCCTCATGGCTTCGATTCCTTTTATCTTTTTAACGGCGAAAGCGGCGAAAGCAGATTTTCGTCAGGGAATGGAATTAGGAGCTGATGATTATATTACCAAACCGTTTACAAGAGCAGAACTGTTAGGTGCGATCGCCAGTCGATTGAAAAAAAAAGCGGCTCTCGAAACTCTGTACCACACCGAACTCCAACAAGCCAAAGAAGAACTCAATTACTTAATTCACCATGACAGCTTGACTCACTTACCGAATCACCTTTCATTGCGAGAGCAGTTTAAGCAGCTACAACCCAAAGACACCAGCGATGAGAAATTAGTAACCGTTCTATCTCTCGATTTAGACCGATTTAACCAAATCAACGATAACCTGGGTCAAGCTGTGGGTGATGTATTGCTTAAAGCCGTTGCTGATCGGATCAAGGCTTGTGTGGGCAGCCCCGGTATAGTAGCTCGCTTAAATACCACTCAATTTGCCATTATCCGAGCGTTTGATCGGCAAGGTGACTGTCCCACGCAATACAAAAGAGAGGTAGGTAATCTTGCTCAAACTCTTCTCAATAGTCTCTCCCAAACCTTTGAGTTAGCCAATCAAGAACTGTTTATCACCGCTAGCATTGGCATTGCTCTTTACCCCCGTGATGGTACAGAGATTGAACAATTGCTCAATCATGCCAATACGGCATTGACTCAAGCCAAGCAACAGGGAGGCAATCAATATCAGTTTTACACCACTGCCTTTAACATTGGCTCTTCAGATCGTCTTGCCTTACAGAGCAGTCTCCGACATGCCTTGGAACGCCACGAACTTTTGCTTTACTATCAACCTCAAGTGAGTCTGAAAACGGGAGAAATTGTTGGTGCCGAAGCGCTCGTGCGTTGGCAACATCCAGAGCGGGGTCTGATTTCACCCGATAAGTTTATCCCAATTGCGGAAGAAACCGGGTTGATTGTCCCCATTGGAGAATGGGTATTGAAAACCGCTTGCCAGCAAACGAAAATCTGGCAAAATGCTGGTTTTAGTCATTTACGGATATCCGTTAACTTATCAAGCCGTCAATTCAGTCAAATTGATTTACGCCATCAGTTAGTGGCTATCCTCATGGAAACAGGACTAGACCCTAAATATATCGAATTAGAACTCACTGAAAGCATGTTGGTACATAATACAGAAGTGGCAATTCGGAGGTTAAATGCCTTAAAGTCTCTCGGAGTAGAAATCGCCATTGATGATTTTGGCACCGGATATTCTTCTTTAAGTTACTTGCAGCAATTTCCTTTTGACATCTTAAAAATTGACCGCTGCTTCATCCATAAAATTACGGACAATCCCAACAATGCAGCCATTACCAAAGCCATCATTGAAATGGCAAAAACTCTAAATCTCAAATTGATGGTAGAAGGCGTCGAAACCGAATCCGAACTCTCTTTTGTTTGCCAAAATCAGTGTGATGGAATGCAAGGTTATTTGTTCAGTCGTCCATTGCCGAGCCATGATTTTGCACAATTACTCAAGAACAATAAGCGTTTACCACTTCCCATTAACTCAACTAAATAG